From Flavobacterium arcticum, the proteins below share one genomic window:
- a CDS encoding T9SS type A sorting domain-containing protein, translated as MKKQLLFLLLLITTAASAQIVNVPDVAFKEALLSNYTDAKDLNGNIISLDANNDGEIQLSEALNVGEITIDLFSFFVFSLEGIGSFSNLTKLSITEADQLLDLDLTALTQLTQLSISDSNEFDSINLNGLSNLENINFNGLTGGGDSMLVLNVSGVNNLTHVNFTDVVFDMDFSQLPSLESLILNNTSVYFDLSANNNLSYVSITNPQYVDYFLLGNKPLLTYLNLNFNGGIGIVNDIDLSGCTALDDLFLRFDEAVAIIPIPFRTLNLKNGISNYDSFTVMLNNGNLQPIYVCIDEGNETLFSETVLNDPNVLISSYCNFTPGGDYNTITGNFTFDADNDGCDINDNLINHTRVDITTENDEEFAVFSNNIGEYNFYWGAGTFTLSPSIENNDWFTITPSSATVTFEDDNNNIETQSFCVTPNGEHPDVEVVIVPTEPAQPGFNASYKITYRNKGNQTLSGNVLLTYDETVLDYVSSTSGVGAATNTFGWSYSDLQPFETRNINLTLNVNAPTDTPAVNIDDLLMFTANITSATGDENPDDNTFTLAQTVVGSFDPNDITCLEGEAVHVSKIGDYLHYNINFENTGTAPATFIVVKNEINEEQFDVSTLQLIDASHNVETRITGNKVEFYFGNINLAANGGKGNVLYKIKTLNTLQEDDIVMQEANIYFDYNFPIETNEANTTFAVLSNDVLTKDDSVKLYPNPTTDNVTIAANSAITSVQLYDVQGRLLHSRVGNETSIRLDVSAQPSGLYFVKITTDNGSKVEKLVKE; from the coding sequence ATGAAAAAACAATTACTTTTCCTATTACTGCTAATAACGACAGCTGCGAGTGCACAAATTGTAAATGTACCGGATGTTGCATTTAAAGAAGCATTATTATCAAATTATACAGATGCCAAAGATCTTAATGGAAATATAATTTCATTAGATGCAAATAATGATGGAGAAATACAACTTAGTGAAGCACTTAATGTAGGTGAAATTACTATTGACTTGTTTAGTTTTTTTGTGTTTTCACTTGAGGGAATCGGAAGTTTTTCAAATTTAACTAAATTATCAATTACTGAAGCCGATCAGCTTTTAGACCTGGATTTAACAGCACTTACCCAACTAACTCAGTTATCAATAAGCGATAGTAATGAGTTTGATAGTATAAACCTTAACGGTTTAAGTAATCTTGAAAATATAAATTTTAATGGATTAACAGGAGGCGGTGATAGTATGCTTGTTTTAAATGTTTCAGGAGTGAATAATCTTACACATGTCAATTTTACAGACGTGGTTTTTGATATGGATTTTAGCCAATTACCAAGTCTGGAGAGTCTAATATTGAATAATACATCAGTATATTTTGATTTGAGTGCTAACAATAATTTAAGTTATGTATCAATAACTAATCCTCAGTACGTTGATTATTTTTTGTTGGGTAATAAGCCGCTCTTAACGTATTTAAATTTAAATTTTAATGGAGGAATAGGTATTGTTAATGATATCGACCTTAGTGGATGTACTGCTTTGGATGATCTTTTTTTACGTTTTGATGAAGCTGTTGCGATAATACCTATCCCTTTCAGGACTTTAAATTTAAAAAACGGGATAAGTAACTATGATTCTTTTACGGTAATGCTTAATAATGGCAATCTTCAACCCATCTATGTATGTATTGATGAAGGAAATGAAACCCTTTTTTCCGAAACCGTTTTAAACGACCCAAATGTTTTGATTAGTTCCTATTGCAACTTTACACCAGGGGGTGATTATAATACTATAACAGGTAATTTTACCTTTGATGCCGATAATGATGGTTGTGATATAAATGACAACCTAATTAATCATACCCGTGTAGATATCACTACAGAAAACGATGAAGAATTTGCAGTATTCAGTAATAACATAGGAGAGTATAACTTTTATTGGGGAGCAGGTACATTTACCCTTTCACCAAGTATAGAAAACAATGACTGGTTTACAATAACCCCATCATCAGCTACGGTAACTTTTGAAGATGATAATAATAATATAGAAACTCAAAGCTTTTGTGTAACACCTAATGGAGAGCATCCCGATGTAGAAGTTGTTATTGTTCCTACAGAACCCGCTCAACCCGGGTTTAATGCCTCTTATAAAATAACGTATCGAAACAAAGGAAACCAAACCCTGTCAGGCAATGTTCTACTAACGTATGACGAAACAGTGTTAGATTATGTTTCTTCTACTTCTGGAGTAGGAGCAGCAACAAATACATTTGGCTGGAGTTATAGTGACCTGCAACCTTTTGAAACCAGAAATATAAACCTTACTTTAAATGTAAATGCTCCAACAGATACTCCCGCGGTTAATATAGATGATTTATTGATGTTTACAGCAAACATTACTTCAGCTACGGGCGATGAAAACCCTGATGATAATACATTTACATTGGCTCAAACGGTAGTAGGATCATTTGACCCAAATGATATTACCTGTCTTGAAGGTGAAGCTGTACATGTAAGCAAAATAGGTGATTACCTACATTATAATATCAACTTCGAGAATACGGGTACAGCACCTGCAACATTTATTGTTGTGAAAAATGAAATTAATGAGGAACAATTTGATGTTAGTACATTACAATTGATAGATGCTTCGCATAATGTAGAAACTCGTATTACAGGTAATAAAGTAGAGTTTTACTTTGGCAATATAAACCTTGCAGCTAATGGCGGAAAAGGAAATGTATTATACAAGATTAAAACACTAAATACATTGCAAGAAGATGATATTGTAATGCAAGAAGCCAATATCTATTTTGATTATAATTTCCCGATAGAAACCAACGAAGCTAATACTACGTTTGCTGTTTTAAGTAATGACGTTTTAACAAAAGACGATTCTGTAAAACTATATCCTAACCCAACTACTGATAACGTAACCATAGCAGCAAATAGTGCTATTACATCAGTACAACTATATGATGTACAAGGTAGGTTATTACATAGTAGAGTCGGTAATGAGACGAGTATTAGACTAGATGTCTCGGCACAGCCATCAGGCTTATACTTTGTTAAAATAACAACAGATAATGGTTCTAAAGTGGAGAAATTAGTTAAAGAATAA
- a CDS encoding DUF4136 domain-containing protein — protein sequence MKKIKLLSLLFVTVFIASCSSIRVNSDYDAAVDFNQYKTYAFFKQGIDKAEISDLDKKRILRAIDAEMQKKGFVKSDSPDMLINIFTRANEQVNVNNWGYSPWMWGGNYTTVNTSTQGILYIDILDARKKELVWQGIGTGVLTLDRERKQERINEFVMEIMKKYPPQKKQ from the coding sequence ATGAAAAAGATAAAATTGCTATCATTACTATTTGTTACAGTTTTTATAGCTTCGTGTAGTTCTATTCGTGTGAATTCGGATTACGATGCTGCTGTAGATTTTAATCAGTATAAAACCTATGCCTTTTTTAAACAGGGTATAGATAAGGCTGAAATATCTGACCTTGATAAAAAGCGCATACTACGTGCTATAGATGCCGAAATGCAGAAGAAAGGTTTTGTAAAGAGTGATAGTCCCGATATGCTTATAAATATATTTACTCGTGCTAATGAGCAAGTAAATGTAAATAACTGGGGCTACAGCCCATGGATGTGGGGTGGTAACTATACCACTGTAAATACCTCTACACAAGGCATACTTTATATTGATATACTGGATGCTCGCAAAAAAGAATTGGTTTGGCAGGGTATAGGTACTGGTGTGTTAACCCTTGATCGCGAGAGGAAGCAAGAACGTATTAATGAATTTGTTATGGAAATAATGAAAAAATATCCTCCGCAGAAGAAACAATAA
- a CDS encoding urocanate hydratase, with translation MTFQEQIQEGIPPVLPQPQVYDPAINHAPKRKEILTTEEKKLALRNALRYFEPKDHPELIKEFSDELEKYGRIYMYRLRPDYKMYARPISEYPGKSEQAKAIMLMIQNNLDYAVAQHPHELITYGGNGAVFQNWAQYRLTMKYLSEMTDEQTLTMYSGHPMGLFPSHPEAPRVVVTNGMMIPNYSQPDDWEKFNALGVTQYGQMTAGSYMYIGPQGIVHGTTITVLNGGRKISKNGEGLEGKLFVTSGLGGMSGAQPKAGNIAGCITVCAEVNPKAVHTRHSQGWVDEVVKDVDTLVKRVREAKAAKEVVSIAYQGNIVDVWEKFDAEDIYIDLGSDQTSLHNPWAGGYYPVGLSFEEANDMMANNPELFKEKIQETLRRHATAINKHTAKGTYFFDYGNAFLLEASRAGADIMAENGIDFKYPSYVQDIMGPMCFDYGFGPFRWVCASGKPEDLAKTDAIASKVLEEMAKTAPDEIKQQMQDNIKWIQGAQENKLVVGSQARILYADAEGRIAIARAFNEAIAKGEIDTVILGRDHHDVSGTDSPYRETSNIYDGSRFTADMAIHNVIGDSFRGATWVSIHNGGGVGWGEVVNGGFGMVLDGSKEASKRLESMLFWDVNNGISRRSWARNDEAIFAIKRAMESQPLLKVTLPNKVDDALLS, from the coding sequence ATGACATTTCAAGAACAGATACAAGAAGGAATACCACCGGTTTTACCACAACCACAAGTGTATGACCCAGCTATAAATCATGCACCAAAAAGAAAAGAGATACTAACTACGGAGGAGAAAAAATTAGCATTGCGTAACGCACTGCGTTATTTTGAACCAAAAGATCATCCCGAGCTAATAAAAGAATTTTCTGATGAGTTAGAAAAATATGGTCGTATTTATATGTATCGTTTACGTCCTGATTATAAAATGTATGCTCGCCCTATTTCAGAATATCCAGGAAAATCAGAGCAAGCTAAAGCTATCATGCTAATGATACAGAATAATTTAGATTATGCTGTAGCACAACACCCACATGAGTTAATAACTTATGGTGGTAATGGCGCAGTGTTCCAAAACTGGGCACAATATAGACTTACTATGAAATATCTTAGTGAGATGACCGATGAACAAACACTAACAATGTACTCTGGTCACCCTATGGGATTATTCCCTTCACACCCAGAAGCACCAAGAGTAGTTGTTACTAACGGTATGATGATCCCTAATTATTCTCAACCAGATGACTGGGAAAAGTTTAATGCACTAGGTGTAACCCAATACGGGCAAATGACAGCAGGTAGCTATATGTATATAGGACCTCAAGGTATTGTGCATGGTACTACCATTACAGTACTTAATGGTGGTAGAAAAATTTCTAAAAATGGAGAAGGACTAGAGGGTAAACTATTTGTTACCTCTGGGCTTGGAGGTATGAGTGGCGCGCAGCCAAAAGCAGGTAATATTGCAGGATGTATAACTGTATGTGCAGAGGTAAACCCTAAAGCAGTACACACACGTCATTCACAAGGGTGGGTAGATGAGGTCGTTAAAGATGTGGATACGCTTGTAAAAAGAGTTCGTGAGGCAAAAGCCGCTAAAGAAGTAGTATCTATAGCCTATCAAGGTAATATAGTAGATGTTTGGGAAAAGTTTGATGCAGAAGATATTTATATAGATTTAGGTAGCGATCAGACTTCGCTTCATAACCCATGGGCAGGTGGTTATTACCCTGTTGGTCTTTCTTTCGAGGAAGCAAATGATATGATGGCTAATAATCCAGAGTTGTTTAAAGAGAAAATACAAGAAACGCTACGTAGGCACGCTACTGCGATTAATAAGCATACTGCAAAGGGGACTTACTTTTTCGATTATGGTAATGCATTCTTGCTAGAAGCTTCGCGTGCTGGAGCCGATATAATGGCAGAAAATGGTATCGATTTTAAATATCCAAGTTATGTTCAGGATATTATGGGACCTATGTGTTTCGATTATGGTTTTGGTCCATTCCGTTGGGTATGTGCTTCGGGTAAACCAGAAGATTTAGCCAAAACAGATGCGATAGCATCTAAAGTGTTAGAAGAAATGGCTAAGACTGCGCCCGATGAGATAAAACAACAAATGCAGGACAACATTAAGTGGATACAAGGAGCGCAAGAAAATAAACTGGTAGTAGGTTCTCAGGCACGCATACTCTATGCCGATGCCGAAGGACGTATTGCTATTGCAAGAGCATTTAACGAAGCAATTGCAAAAGGCGAAATAGATACTGTAATACTAGGGCGCGACCACCATGATGTGAGTGGTACTGATTCTCCATATAGAGAAACTTCTAATATATACGATGGTTCTCGTTTTACAGCAGATATGGCAATACATAATGTTATTGGCGATAGTTTCCGCGGGGCTACATGGGTAAGCATCCATAACGGTGGTGGTGTAGGCTGGGGAGAGGTTGTAAATGGTGGTTTTGGTATGGTTCTTGATGGTTCTAAAGAAGCATCAAAACGCTTAGAATCAATGCTTTTCTGGGATGTAAATAATGGTATTTCGCGTAGAAGCTGGGCAAGAAATGATGAAGCTATTTTTGCAATAAAACGCGCTATGGAAAGTCAACCGTTGCTAAAAGTTACCTTACCTAATAAAGTAGATGACGCTTTATTGAGCTAA
- a CDS encoding DUF5522 domain-containing protein: MYSQNPNDLIKGEDYYLTPEGYKVFTEKYHLKRGYCCKSGCRHCPYGYDKKTGEFKK; this comes from the coding sequence ATGTATAGCCAAAATCCTAATGATTTAATAAAAGGGGAAGATTATTACCTAACCCCCGAAGGGTATAAAGTATTTACCGAAAAATATCACTTAAAGCGAGGGTATTGCTGCAAGAGTGGTTGTCGCCATTGCCCGTACGGATATGATAAAAAAACAGGAGAATTTAAAAAATAA
- a CDS encoding DUF1761 domain-containing protein gives MEMNFLAVIVAALSTMVVGAIWYNPKVFGTVWMKETGMTEEKAEGANMFKIFGMAILFAIMISFVLQFSVIHQFGSLGMIGGNPAVAKPSYEAFIADYGHAFRTFKHGALHGFMTGLFLGLPVIGTNALFERKSAKYILINGGYWIICFTIMGGILCAWE, from the coding sequence ATGGAAATGAATTTCTTAGCCGTTATTGTTGCTGCTCTATCTACTATGGTAGTAGGAGCTATATGGTATAACCCTAAAGTATTTGGTACTGTATGGATGAAAGAAACAGGCATGACCGAAGAAAAAGCAGAAGGTGCCAATATGTTTAAAATATTTGGTATGGCAATCCTTTTTGCAATAATGATATCTTTTGTGCTTCAGTTTTCTGTAATACACCAGTTTGGTTCGCTAGGAATGATAGGTGGTAATCCGGCAGTAGCTAAACCTTCTTATGAAGCTTTTATTGCTGACTATGGACATGCGTTTAGAACCTTTAAGCATGGTGCGCTACATGGTTTTATGACGGGGCTATTTTTAGGTCTTCCCGTTATAGGTACTAATGCTCTTTTTGAAAGAAAAAGCGCAAAATACATACTAATAAATGGTGGTTACTGGATAATTTGCTTTACTATAATGGGAGGTATATTATGTGCTTGGGAATAA
- a CDS encoding GNAT family N-acetyltransferase, with amino-acid sequence MTSNLSYTLYTTTINFPTEWDTIAAENIFLSREGLSVLEKSSPKNMKCHFVGLFKNGKLSGIALIQFINLADVTTFKNKKSRFCIREYLFKKFASHILFIGNNTLTGQNAYLHTSDITEIEALQLMHKALKKVEKEYNNKGQKINLLAVKDFNEKEFPNFDSTKFKNYFKFCTQPNMIFGIREEWNDINDYLTDLNTKYRTQYKRARKKEEGVIRRKLTADEIQSQQLRVNELYHTVANRASFNTFFLPENHFEIMKRELKDKFRFYGYFLNDKLVGFSTLIKNGKDMDTYFLGYDETVQKEKMLYLNMLYDMVAYAIKKQYKHIIFARSAMEIKSSVGAEAEEVHGIIKHTNPFINLFIGKLFSYFDPKVEWKARSPFK; translated from the coding sequence TTGACTTCAAACCTGTCTTATACGCTTTATACTACGACTATAAACTTCCCTACTGAATGGGATACTATTGCTGCCGAAAATATATTCCTTTCGCGTGAGGGACTTAGTGTTCTAGAAAAATCGTCTCCTAAAAACATGAAATGCCATTTTGTGGGACTATTTAAGAATGGTAAACTTTCGGGTATAGCTTTAATACAGTTTATTAACTTAGCCGATGTAACGACCTTTAAAAATAAAAAAAGTCGCTTTTGTATTAGAGAGTATTTGTTTAAAAAATTTGCTTCGCATATTTTATTTATTGGAAATAATACTCTTACTGGACAAAATGCTTATTTACACACCAGTGATATAACCGAAATCGAGGCATTGCAACTAATGCATAAAGCATTAAAAAAAGTTGAAAAAGAATATAATAATAAAGGACAAAAAATAAATCTTTTGGCAGTAAAAGATTTTAATGAAAAAGAATTTCCAAACTTTGATTCTACTAAATTTAAAAATTATTTTAAGTTTTGCACTCAACCTAATATGATATTCGGCATAAGGGAAGAATGGAACGATATAAATGACTATTTAACTGACCTGAATACAAAATACCGTACGCAATATAAACGTGCTCGAAAAAAAGAAGAAGGAGTTATAAGAAGAAAACTTACTGCCGATGAAATACAATCACAACAACTTAGGGTAAACGAACTGTACCACACTGTTGCTAATAGAGCTTCATTTAACACCTTCTTTTTACCTGAAAATCATTTCGAAATAATGAAACGAGAACTTAAAGATAAATTCCGTTTTTATGGCTACTTTCTTAATGACAAACTCGTTGGGTTTAGTACGCTTATTAAAAACGGCAAGGATATGGATACTTATTTCTTAGGGTATGATGAAACAGTGCAAAAAGAAAAAATGCTTTACCTAAATATGCTTTATGACATGGTCGCTTACGCTATAAAAAAGCAATATAAACATATAATATTTGCCCGATCGGCAATGGAAATAAAAAGTAGTGTAGGTGCTGAAGCTGAAGAAGTACATGGCATAATAAAACATACCAACCCCTTTATAAATCTATTTATAGGAAAGCTTTTCTCTTATTTCGATCCAAAAGTAGAATGGAAAGCACGTAGTCCTTTTAAATAG
- a CDS encoding diacylglycerol/lipid kinase family protein, with protein sequence MAQQEIFLFVINPIAGDNDKSDLIAMVKAYAKDSNVNLIYYETTGKDDEEVIKKLFTKHSPQRILVAGGDGTIKMVAEATLDYDVVIGILPAGSANGLSVDLNLPDTIEANLEVAFKGAVEPIDIVAINGIKSLHLSDIGVNAELIRNYENGKIRGKLGYAIQALTTLTSLEEPFYTTIVANGKTIETEARMVVIANANKYGTGVTINPVGKINDGKFEIIIIKNLDISVIGKILSGNITVDENEDVEIISANKALVTTNVPVSFQIDGEFCGEVKELDVKIMHHQMKVAVPHQTI encoded by the coding sequence ATGGCTCAGCAAGAGATTTTTTTATTTGTAATAAACCCCATTGCTGGGGATAACGATAAATCAGATTTAATAGCAATGGTAAAAGCGTATGCCAAAGATAGCAACGTAAACCTTATTTATTATGAAACTACTGGGAAGGATGATGAAGAGGTTATAAAAAAACTGTTTACTAAACACAGTCCACAACGCATTTTAGTAGCTGGTGGCGATGGTACTATAAAAATGGTTGCCGAAGCTACTCTAGACTATGATGTTGTTATAGGAATATTGCCCGCAGGCTCAGCCAATGGCTTGTCGGTAGATCTTAACCTACCCGATACTATTGAGGCTAACCTAGAGGTGGCTTTTAAAGGAGCAGTAGAGCCTATAGATATAGTTGCTATTAATGGTATAAAGAGTCTCCATCTTAGTGATATTGGTGTTAATGCTGAGCTAATACGTAATTATGAAAATGGTAAGATTAGAGGTAAGCTTGGTTATGCTATACAGGCTCTTACTACTTTAACGAGTTTAGAAGAACCTTTTTATACTACAATTGTTGCTAATGGTAAGACTATTGAGACAGAAGCTCGTATGGTGGTTATAGCGAATGCTAATAAGTATGGTACTGGTGTAACTATAAACCCTGTAGGGAAAATAAACGATGGCAAGTTTGAAATAATTATTATTAAAAATCTTGATATATCTGTTATAGGTAAAATCCTTTCAGGAAATATAACTGTAGATGAAAATGAAGATGTAGAAATAATTTCTGCTAATAAGGCTTTGGTAACAACTAATGTTCCTGTTAGTTTTCAAATAGATGGTGAGTTTTGTGGCGAAGTAAAAGAACTTGATGTGAAAATAATGCACCATCAAATGAAGGTAGCTGTGCCACATCAAACTATTTAA
- a CDS encoding App1 family protein, producing the protein MKPILKLYRGYANEQELMVFGHIFNSNTVSGYEFEKKRFKNARSIVKMFMVQTIANADVYLEHNGKKIHTRTLKDGYFKFCIPLDNDLKHGWSSYSVSTFYNDEEIKENGTYIRPFEGDLGFISDIDDTFLVSHTRNVFKKLYILLWKNINARRIFEGVVPFYQALSSAGRKTKEEQNAFFYVSSSEWNLYSFIVKFTKIHELPRAVMLLKDIKTGLMDFLVTGRGNHNHKFDKIKHLLEFYPHLKYTLLGDDSQHDPYLYENICKIFPVTVKAVYIRQTGKRKKQKVSDSLKNIESLSIATCYFKDSEEAILHAKKIGLIS; encoded by the coding sequence ATGAAGCCTATTTTAAAACTTTATCGCGGTTATGCCAATGAACAAGAACTAATGGTTTTTGGTCATATTTTTAACTCTAACACGGTAAGCGGCTACGAATTTGAAAAAAAACGTTTTAAAAATGCACGTTCTATTGTAAAGATGTTTATGGTACAAACTATTGCTAATGCAGATGTTTACCTAGAGCATAATGGCAAAAAAATACATACCCGAACACTTAAAGATGGATATTTTAAATTTTGCATCCCACTAGATAATGATTTAAAACACGGCTGGTCTAGCTATAGTGTGAGTACTTTTTATAATGACGAAGAAATAAAAGAAAATGGTACCTATATAAGACCCTTTGAAGGCGATTTAGGCTTTATATCAGATATTGATGATACTTTTTTAGTATCGCATACACGCAATGTTTTTAAAAAGCTATATATCCTTTTATGGAAAAACATTAATGCTCGACGCATATTTGAAGGTGTAGTGCCATTTTACCAAGCTTTGAGCAGTGCTGGAAGAAAGACTAAAGAAGAACAAAATGCTTTCTTCTATGTATCGAGCAGTGAATGGAACCTGTATAGTTTTATTGTAAAGTTTACTAAAATACACGAGCTACCCAGAGCTGTAATGTTACTAAAAGATATTAAAACGGGTTTGATGGATTTTTTAGTAACAGGACGTGGAAATCATAATCATAAATTTGACAAGATAAAGCACCTATTAGAATTCTATCCTCATCTTAAATACACACTATTGGGCGATGATTCTCAGCATGACCCCTACCTGTATGAAAATATTTGTAAAATATTTCCCGTCACTGTAAAGGCTGTATATATAAGACAAACAGGGAAACGTAAAAAGCAAAAAGTGAGTGATTCACTAAAGAATATTGAATCGTTATCTATAGCAACTTGCTACTTTAAAGACAGTGAAGAAGCGATACTACACGCTAAAAAAATAGGATTGATTTCTTAA
- a CDS encoding ABC-F family ATP-binding cassette domain-containing protein, which translates to MLNIHNLSVSFGGTYLFEEVTFRLGAGDRVGLVGKNGAGKSTMLKILSKELVPDSGVIATEKEVSIGFLKQDIDFVQGRTILEEAYQAFEAIKETEAKINDINHLLVTRTDYESEEYSKLIEDLSDLTHHFEILGGYNYVGDTEKILLGLGFKREDFDKLTDTFSGGWRMRIELAKLLLQYNDILLLDEPTNHLDIESIIWLEQFLRSYPGVVIIVSHDKMFLDNVTNRTIEISLGKIYDFNKPYSQYLELRNELREKQLATQKNQGKKIEQTEKLIEKFRAKASKASMAQSLIKKLDKVERIEVDEDDNSVMNISFPISMMPGRVVVEVEDVTKKYGKKTILKDIDLLVERGSKIAFVGQNGQGKSTLIKAITKDIDYTGTIKLGHNVQLGYFAQNQAEYLDGEITLLETMENAATDTNRSKVRDMLGSFLFRGDDVEKKVKVLSGGERNRLALCKLLLQPINVLVMDEPTNHLDIKSKNVLKAALQKFEGTLLLVSHDRDFLQGMSNIVYEFKDQKIREYLGDINFYLEQRNMQNMREVEKRDIIKEAAKDNKQQQVSYQDQKKNKSLQNKLSKIESQIQQLEKEIKQDDKKLETDYEKLMADATFFAAYENKKKKLDAYMEEWEQVHEEIEKV; encoded by the coding sequence ATGCTGAACATACATAATTTATCGGTTTCTTTTGGAGGAACTTATCTATTTGAAGAAGTTACTTTTAGACTTGGAGCAGGTGACAGAGTAGGGCTTGTAGGAAAGAATGGTGCAGGAAAATCGACGATGTTAAAAATCTTGTCAAAAGAGCTCGTGCCAGATTCGGGCGTTATAGCTACAGAAAAAGAAGTTAGTATTGGTTTCTTGAAACAGGATATAGATTTTGTACAAGGAAGAACAATACTTGAAGAGGCATATCAGGCATTTGAAGCAATTAAGGAAACCGAAGCAAAAATAAATGATATTAACCATTTGTTGGTTACCCGTACCGATTATGAAAGTGAAGAGTACTCTAAACTTATAGAAGATCTTAGTGACTTAACACATCATTTTGAAATATTAGGAGGTTATAATTATGTAGGAGATACAGAGAAGATACTTTTAGGGCTTGGTTTTAAGCGTGAAGATTTTGATAAACTTACTGATACTTTTTCTGGCGGATGGCGTATGCGTATAGAGCTTGCCAAGCTTTTATTACAATATAATGATATATTACTATTAGATGAGCCTACCAATCACTTAGATATAGAAAGTATCATTTGGTTAGAGCAGTTTTTAAGAAGCTATCCAGGGGTTGTTATTATTGTATCGCACGATAAGATGTTTTTGGATAACGTTACAAATCGTACTATAGAAATATCGTTAGGTAAAATATACGATTTTAATAAACCTTACTCACAATATCTTGAATTGCGTAACGAATTGCGAGAGAAACAACTTGCTACACAAAAAAATCAAGGTAAAAAAATTGAGCAAACAGAGAAGCTTATAGAAAAATTTAGAGCTAAGGCATCTAAAGCATCTATGGCACAATCGTTAATCAAGAAGCTGGACAAAGTAGAGCGTATTGAGGTAGATGAAGATGATAACTCAGTAATGAATATCTCATTTCCTATATCGATGATGCCAGGTCGTGTAGTGGTAGAAGTTGAAGATGTTACCAAAAAATATGGCAAAAAAACCATATTAAAAGATATTGATTTACTGGTAGAGCGTGGCAGTAAGATTGCTTTTGTAGGGCAAAATGGTCAAGGTAAATCTACACTTATAAAAGCGATTACAAAAGATATTGACTATACAGGCACTATTAAACTAGGGCATAATGTACAGTTGGGTTATTTTGCACAAAATCAGGCAGAGTACCTAGATGGCGAAATAACGCTTTTAGAAACTATGGAGAATGCCGCTACAGATACTAATCGTAGTAAAGTGCGCGATATGCTAGGTTCATTTCTTTTTAGAGGAGATGACGTAGAGAAAAAGGTAAAAGTACTCTCTGGAGGTGAGCGAAACCGTCTTGCATTATGTAAGTTGCTTTTACAGCCTATTAATGTTTTGGTAATGGATGAGCCAACTAACCACTTAGATATAAAATCTAAAAATGTATTGAAGGCTGCATTACAAAAATTTGAAGGTACTTTATTACTAGTATCACACGATAGAGATTTCTTGCAAGGGATGTCTAATATTGTATATGAGTTTAAAGACCAGAAAATAAGAGAATATCTGGGTGATATTAATTTTTATCTAGAGCAGCGTAATATGCAAAATATGCGCGAGGTAGAGAAAAGAGACATAATTAAAGAAGCCGCTAAAGATAATAAGCAACAACAAGTATCGTATCAAGACCAGAAGAAAAACAAGTCGTTACAAAACAAGTTATCTAAAATTGAAAGTCAGATACAACAGTTAGAAAAAGAGATTAAGCAGGATGATAAAAAGCTTGAAACAGATTATGAAAAGCTAATGGCTGATGCTACTTTCTTTGCAGCCTATGAGAATAAAAAGAAAAAACTTGACGCATATATGGAAGAATGGGAGCAAGTACATGAGGAAATAGAGAAAGTATAA